One part of the Methylobacterium mesophilicum SR1.6/6 genome encodes these proteins:
- a CDS encoding SPL family radical SAM protein produces MPSSSALALEVPETARRLRPTRLWQPRRILVTPAALEHAHGRAMVARAEAQGLPVERLASNRIPSPREPDPRRAYVAAKATLAITAAPPTKLRLQPIPPSADWRFDLAEGCPAHCQYCYLAGSLQGPPVTRAYANLQAILGNLAAYAGQGAVTSNSAERAHEGTTFEASCYTDPLGIEHLTGSLSAAIRHFGAWDAPVQLRFTTKFAAIGPLLDLPHNRRTRIRFSVNARTAARYEGGTDSLDARLSAMGQAARAGYPVGLTIAPILPVAGWEKAYADLVREAAAAVADVPGLDLTAELITHRFTPVSKAVLRGWYPGSDLPFDEAERVEKRTKFGSVKHVFPKPLMQAMRAHLTACLARDLPAARVLYWT; encoded by the coding sequence ATGCCTTCCTCGTCCGCCCTGGCGCTCGAAGTCCCGGAGACGGCGCGCCGTCTCCGCCCCACCCGTCTGTGGCAGCCGCGCCGGATCCTGGTCACGCCCGCCGCCCTGGAGCATGCGCACGGACGCGCCATGGTGGCTCGGGCCGAGGCGCAGGGCCTGCCGGTGGAGCGGCTCGCGTCCAACCGGATCCCGAGCCCGCGCGAGCCGGATCCGCGCCGCGCCTACGTGGCCGCCAAGGCGACCCTCGCCATCACGGCGGCGCCGCCAACAAAGCTGCGGCTCCAGCCGATCCCGCCCTCGGCCGATTGGCGCTTCGACCTCGCCGAGGGCTGTCCGGCCCATTGCCAGTACTGCTACCTCGCGGGCTCGCTCCAGGGGCCGCCCGTGACCCGCGCCTACGCCAATCTCCAGGCCATCCTGGGTAACCTCGCCGCTTATGCGGGCCAAGGCGCCGTCACGTCGAACTCCGCGGAGCGGGCCCACGAGGGGACCACCTTCGAGGCGTCCTGCTACACCGATCCCCTCGGGATCGAGCACCTCACCGGCTCGCTCTCGGCGGCGATCCGCCACTTCGGGGCCTGGGACGCGCCGGTGCAACTGCGCTTCACCACCAAGTTCGCCGCGATAGGCCCGCTCCTCGACCTGCCACACAACCGGCGCACCCGCATCCGCTTCTCGGTCAACGCCCGGACTGCGGCCCGTTACGAGGGCGGCACCGATTCACTCGACGCGCGGCTCTCCGCGATGGGACAGGCGGCGCGGGCCGGCTACCCCGTCGGCCTGACCATCGCGCCGATCCTGCCCGTGGCTGGCTGGGAGAAGGCCTATGCCGATCTGGTCCGCGAGGCTGCGGCGGCGGTGGCGGACGTGCCCGGCCTCGACCTGACCGCCGAACTGATCACCCATCGGTTCACCCCCGTCTCCAAGGCGGTGCTGCGCGGCTGGTATCCGGGCTCGGACCTGCCCTTCGACGAGGCGGAGCGCGTCGAGAAGCGCACCAAGTTCGGCTCGGTGAAGCACGTCTTCCCGAAGCCGCTGATGCAGGCGATGCGCGCGCATCTGACGGCCTGCCTTGCCCGCGACCTGCCGGCGGCACGGGTGCTGTACTGGACCTGA
- a CDS encoding alginate O-acetyltransferase AlgX-related protein: MSSGRESVHVGRDGWLFLTGGTNRVMDRYRGGLRHWLLLRAWTRLIKARTIRAESLGIRCLHVIVPEKLSVYDDKTDGLRYAPAKASTRRLARGLARNPAYLDLLAPLRAARNGPVPLYLRTDTHWTVRGCLLAYREIMRALGAIPPADIGARPQIVSDEVMDIGEKLRDRPRERIERFMLQRDAERIEVGALLAAYEAEGRDREVHVGAHVVYRNRSAGADPRRLVLFGDSCAHFDPFLLTGMLAESFSEVHFVWSSSLDWDYIARVRPDILLFELAERFLARVPRDDFDVAVAGQRGTGGRLARIQTGRLGDSPAAAQ; the protein is encoded by the coding sequence ATGTCTTCAGGCAGGGAGAGCGTGCATGTCGGCCGCGACGGCTGGTTGTTTCTCACCGGAGGGACCAACCGCGTCATGGACCGCTACCGGGGCGGGCTGCGCCACTGGCTGCTGCTCCGCGCCTGGACGCGGCTGATCAAGGCCCGCACGATCCGAGCGGAGAGCCTGGGTATCCGATGCCTGCACGTCATCGTCCCGGAGAAGCTCTCGGTCTACGACGACAAGACCGACGGCCTTCGCTACGCCCCGGCGAAAGCCTCGACCCGACGTCTCGCCCGAGGTCTCGCCCGGAATCCGGCCTACCTCGATCTCCTGGCGCCGCTTCGGGCGGCCCGGAATGGGCCGGTGCCGCTGTACCTGCGCACCGACACGCACTGGACGGTGCGCGGGTGCCTGCTGGCCTATCGCGAGATCATGCGGGCCCTCGGCGCGATCCCGCCGGCCGACATTGGTGCGCGGCCCCAGATCGTCTCCGACGAGGTCATGGACATCGGCGAGAAGCTCCGCGACCGCCCGCGCGAGCGGATCGAGCGTTTCATGCTGCAGCGCGACGCCGAGCGGATCGAGGTCGGCGCTCTGCTGGCCGCCTACGAGGCCGAGGGGCGCGACCGGGAGGTCCACGTCGGGGCGCATGTCGTCTACCGGAACCGGTCGGCGGGCGCCGACCCGCGGCGCCTCGTCCTGTTCGGCGATTCCTGCGCGCATTTCGACCCGTTCCTGCTGACGGGGATGCTCGCCGAGAGCTTCAGCGAGGTCCACTTCGTCTGGTCGTCGAGCCTGGATTGGGACTACATCGCGCGGGTTCGGCCCGACATCCTGCTGTTCGAGCTGGCCGAGCGCTTCCTGGCCCGGGTGCCGCGGGACGACTTCGACGTGGCGGTCGCCGGCCAGCGCGGGACGGGCGGGCGCCTCGCGCGGATCCAGACCGGCAGGCTTGGGGATTCGCCCGCCGCGGCTCAGTAG
- a CDS encoding glutathione S-transferase family protein, with translation MGLLVDGVWRDQWYDTASTGGRFERKASSFRNWVTADGSPGPSGEGGFRAEAGRYHLYVSLACPWAHRTLIGRALKGLEDAISVSVVDPFMGSEGWVFGDTPGAAPDPIHNARRLYEVYLAADPTYSGRVTVPVLWDRERDTIVSNESAEILRMLDGAFTGTGPDLYPDDLRAEIDAVNARVYDRVNNGVYKAGFATAQDAYANAFQALFDELDALEQRLDRSRYLLGARLTEADIRLFTTLVRFDAVYVGHFKCNKRRIADYPNLSNYLRDLYALPGVAPTVNLLHIKRHYYESHPTINPTRIVPLGPDLDFSAPNDRARRFG, from the coding sequence ATGGGCCTCCTGGTAGACGGCGTCTGGCGCGACCAGTGGTACGACACGGCCTCGACGGGCGGTCGCTTCGAGCGCAAGGCGTCGTCGTTCCGCAACTGGGTGACGGCCGACGGATCTCCTGGCCCGAGCGGGGAGGGCGGGTTCCGCGCGGAGGCCGGCCGCTATCACCTCTACGTGTCGCTGGCGTGCCCCTGGGCGCATAGGACCCTGATCGGTCGCGCGCTGAAGGGGCTGGAGGATGCGATCTCCGTCTCGGTGGTTGATCCGTTTATGGGTTCGGAGGGCTGGGTCTTCGGTGACACGCCCGGCGCGGCGCCTGACCCGATCCACAACGCCCGGCGCCTCTACGAGGTCTATCTCGCGGCCGACCCGACATACAGCGGCCGCGTCACTGTCCCGGTCCTCTGGGACCGGGAGCGCGACACGATCGTGTCCAACGAATCCGCCGAGATCCTGCGGATGCTCGACGGCGCCTTCACCGGCACGGGCCCCGACCTGTATCCCGATGACCTGCGGGCCGAGATCGACGCCGTGAATGCGCGGGTCTACGACCGGGTGAACAACGGCGTCTACAAGGCCGGCTTCGCCACCGCGCAGGACGCCTATGCCAACGCTTTCCAGGCCCTGTTCGACGAGCTCGATGCCCTGGAGCAGCGCCTCGACCGTAGCCGCTACCTTCTCGGCGCGCGGCTGACGGAGGCCGACATCCGTCTCTTCACCACGCTGGTCCGGTTCGACGCGGTCTATGTCGGGCACTTCAAGTGCAACAAGCGCCGGATCGCCGACTACCCGAACCTGTCGAACTACCTGCGCGACCTATACGCGCTCCCCGGTGTAGCGCCCACCGTAAATCTCCTGCACATCAAGCGGCACTATTACGAGAGTCATCCGACCATCAATCCGACGCGCATCGTGCCGCTGGGCCCGGATCTGGATTTCTCGGCCCCAAACGATCGGGCGCGACGGTTCGGCTGA
- the trxA gene encoding thioredoxin, translating to MLNDTLAGGSAPAGDTGTLIKDTTTAGFRQDVIAESMQRPVLVDFWAPWCGPCKQLTPVLEKVVKEAAGAVVLVKMNIDEHPSIAGQLGIQSIPAVIVFQKGQPVDGFMGAVPESQIKDLIARVAGPVQDPVEAAIAEAAGLIEEGDLAGASEIYAAILEQQPDNVAALAGLAKLQLDAGEVENAKRVLAMVPEAKASDPALAGIRAALELAEQAASLGDLAGLQREVEANPDAHQARFDLALGLAARGERGQAVDHLIELRKRDKDWNEDGARKQLLQFFEAWGVMDPDTIRGRRKLSALLFS from the coding sequence ATGCTCAACGACACCCTTGCCGGGGGCAGCGCCCCGGCCGGCGATACCGGCACTCTCATCAAGGACACCACAACGGCGGGCTTCCGGCAGGACGTGATCGCCGAGTCGATGCAGCGCCCGGTGCTGGTCGACTTCTGGGCGCCCTGGTGCGGCCCCTGCAAGCAGCTGACCCCGGTCCTGGAGAAGGTCGTCAAGGAAGCGGCCGGCGCGGTCGTCCTGGTGAAGATGAACATCGACGAGCACCCGTCGATTGCGGGTCAGCTCGGCATCCAGTCGATTCCGGCCGTGATCGTCTTCCAGAAGGGCCAGCCGGTGGACGGCTTCATGGGCGCCGTCCCGGAGAGCCAGATCAAAGATCTGATCGCCCGGGTCGCCGGCCCCGTCCAGGATCCGGTCGAGGCAGCCATTGCCGAGGCCGCCGGCCTGATCGAGGAAGGCGACCTCGCGGGTGCCTCGGAGATCTACGCGGCGATCCTTGAGCAGCAGCCCGACAACGTCGCGGCTCTGGCTGGTCTCGCGAAGCTGCAGCTCGATGCGGGCGAAGTCGAGAACGCCAAGCGTGTTCTGGCCATGGTCCCCGAGGCGAAGGCTTCTGACCCGGCGCTCGCCGGCATCCGCGCCGCCCTCGAGCTCGCCGAACAGGCCGCCTCGCTCGGCGATCTCGCGGGGCTGCAGCGGGAGGTCGAGGCCAATCCGGACGCCCATCAGGCGCGGTTCGACCTCGCGCTGGGCCTAGCGGCCCGGGGCGAGCGCGGGCAGGCGGTCGACCACCTGATCGAGCTGCGCAAGCGCGACAAGGATTGGAACGAGGACGGCGCGCGCAAGCAACTCCTTCAGTTCTTCGAAGCCTGGGGCGTGATGGATCCGGACACGATCCGCGGGCGGCGCAAGCTCTCGGCGCTTCTGTTCTCGTGA
- a CDS encoding LON peptidase substrate-binding domain-containing protein yields the protein MSTHASYKGPADCPAVIPVFPLSGALLLPRGQMPLNIFEPRYLAMVDDAMRTDRIIGMIQPDPEGSGASTPKLYRVGCAGRITQYAETGDGRYLISLTGISRFRVESELASASAYRRCHVSYDSFAVDFAPRAGEEHVDRDGVLKALRDFVESNDLKVDWAGIDEAPDEALVNALCMMSPFGVREKQAMLEAPDLKTRAEILIAVTQMELVRGSGPESTMQ from the coding sequence ATGAGCACGCATGCGAGCTACAAGGGCCCGGCGGACTGCCCCGCCGTGATCCCCGTCTTCCCCCTGTCCGGCGCGTTGCTCCTGCCCCGTGGGCAGATGCCGCTGAACATCTTCGAGCCGCGCTACCTCGCGATGGTCGACGACGCGATGCGCACCGACCGGATCATCGGGATGATCCAGCCCGACCCGGAAGGATCGGGCGCGTCGACGCCGAAGCTGTACCGCGTCGGCTGCGCGGGCCGGATCACGCAGTATGCCGAGACGGGCGACGGCCGTTATCTGATCTCCCTCACGGGCATCAGCCGCTTCCGCGTCGAGAGCGAACTCGCCTCGGCGAGCGCGTATCGGCGCTGCCATGTCTCATACGACAGCTTCGCAGTGGACTTCGCGCCGCGCGCGGGCGAGGAACACGTCGACCGCGACGGTGTCCTCAAGGCGCTGCGCGACTTCGTGGAGTCGAACGACCTCAAGGTGGACTGGGCCGGTATCGACGAGGCGCCCGACGAGGCGCTGGTCAACGCCCTGTGCATGATGAGCCCGTTCGGTGTGCGCGAGAAGCAGGCGATGCTGGAAGCGCCCGACCTGAAGACCCGGGCCGAGATCCTGATCGCGGTCACGCAGATGGAGCTGGTTCGCGGCTCCGGACCCGAATCGACGATGCAGTAG
- a CDS encoding Trm112 family protein, with the protein MANDLTAPVEATRVDPKLLEILVCPLTKGTLEYDSARQELISRSAKLAYPIRDGIPIMLPEEARPLTD; encoded by the coding sequence ATGGCCAATGACCTCACCGCGCCCGTCGAGGCGACCCGCGTCGACCCGAAGCTCCTGGAGATCCTGGTCTGTCCACTGACCAAGGGCACCTTGGAATATGATTCCGCCCGCCAGGAACTGATCAGCCGGTCGGCCAAGCTCGCCTATCCCATCCGCGACGGGATCCCGATCATGCTGCCGGAGGAAGCCCGGCCGCTGACGGACTAA
- a CDS encoding STAS/SEC14 domain-containing protein, giving the protein MLTYTKTPDSNVAEIVVDGKITDEEMNAAMTAMKADLDKGGKIKLLEDIRAFEGMEPAAFFKDPRFGFSMMKSVSHVALVTDAPWLKALAETFNFVSPTQIKVFERARLDEARSWLAAAA; this is encoded by the coding sequence GTGCTGACTTACACCAAGACGCCGGATTCGAATGTCGCCGAGATCGTGGTCGACGGGAAGATCACCGACGAGGAGATGAACGCCGCGATGACCGCCATGAAGGCGGACCTCGACAAGGGCGGCAAGATCAAGCTGCTCGAGGACATCCGCGCCTTCGAAGGCATGGAGCCGGCGGCCTTCTTCAAGGACCCGCGCTTCGGATTCTCGATGATGAAGAGCGTCAGCCACGTCGCCTTGGTGACGGACGCGCCCTGGCTGAAGGCCCTGGCCGAGACGTTCAACTTCGTCTCGCCGACCCAGATCAAGGTGTTCGAGCGCGCCCGCCTGGACGAGGCGCGCAGCTGGCTCGCCGCAGCCGCCTGA
- a CDS encoding primosomal protein N', giving the protein MPFVAEILIPLALDTPYSYVVPASLGLAAGDVVQVPLGPREIVGVVWGLAETAGGSNLRPVTGRLPYPPLSDPLRSLVDWIARYTLAPKGSALAMVLRLPDEAAAAETVRVAVRITDKPPARPTAARTKVLAVAADKALRGKSALAKEAGVSLSVVDGLIDDGALEAVAVEPEPVAPYPDPDAPRAPLSPAQAEAVTALVEGFPWRRPLGEDQQADNRPVLLEGVTGSGKTEVYFEAVADCIRAGRQALILMPEIALTAQFLDRFAARFGVRPAAWHSGIGGKRRERLRAAVAAGEALVVVGARSALFLPFARLGLIVVDEEHETAYKQEDGVHYHARDMAVVRGRLEDCPVVLTSATPAIETRVNAARGRYRHVLLPERFGGRRLPDIAAIDMRLDQPERGRFLSPPLVNAVKHTLERGEQALLFLNRRGYAPLTLCRACGHRYQCKNCSTWLVEHRFRRALICHQCGYAERRPEACTECGTFDNLTACGPGVERIAEEAAALFPDRRIVVLSSDFPGGAERLRQELDAVAAGECDLVIGTQLVAKGHNFPGLTLVGVLDADIGLTSGDPRAAERTFQLLQQVTGRAGRGEKPGRALVQTYQPDHPVIAALLSGDAERFYAEEIQAREAAGLPPFGRLAALIVSANEREVAEAHGQALARAAEPPEGVMVLGPAEAPLALVRGRYRFRLLVKTERNVDLQAYLRAWIARGPKVRGNVRVAIDVDPQSFL; this is encoded by the coding sequence ATGCCCTTCGTCGCCGAGATTCTGATCCCGCTCGCCCTCGACACGCCCTACAGCTACGTGGTGCCCGCCAGTCTCGGTCTCGCCGCGGGCGACGTGGTGCAGGTTCCCCTCGGGCCTCGCGAGATCGTTGGGGTTGTCTGGGGACTGGCCGAGACCGCCGGCGGCTCGAACCTGCGCCCGGTGACCGGGCGCCTGCCCTATCCGCCGCTCTCCGATCCGCTGCGCAGCCTCGTCGACTGGATCGCCCGCTACACGCTGGCACCGAAGGGCTCGGCGCTCGCCATGGTGCTGCGCCTGCCGGACGAGGCTGCGGCCGCCGAGACCGTCCGGGTCGCCGTGCGTATCACCGACAAGCCGCCCGCCCGGCCGACCGCCGCCCGCACCAAGGTCCTGGCGGTCGCCGCCGACAAGGCGCTCCGCGGCAAGAGCGCCCTGGCGAAGGAGGCCGGCGTCTCGCTCTCGGTGGTCGACGGCCTGATCGACGACGGTGCCCTGGAAGCTGTGGCGGTTGAGCCCGAGCCGGTCGCCCCTTACCCCGATCCCGACGCCCCGCGGGCGCCGCTCTCGCCCGCCCAGGCCGAGGCCGTCACCGCCCTTGTGGAGGGCTTCCCGTGGCGGCGGCCGCTCGGCGAGGACCAGCAGGCCGACAACCGGCCCGTCCTGCTGGAGGGCGTCACCGGTTCGGGCAAGACCGAAGTCTACTTCGAGGCGGTGGCCGACTGCATCCGCGCCGGGCGTCAGGCCCTGATCCTGATGCCCGAGATCGCCCTGACGGCGCAGTTCCTCGACCGCTTCGCCGCCCGGTTCGGCGTGCGGCCGGCGGCGTGGCATTCCGGGATCGGCGGCAAGCGGCGCGAGCGCCTCCGCGCGGCCGTGGCCGCGGGCGAGGCGCTGGTGGTGGTGGGTGCGCGCTCGGCCCTGTTCCTGCCCTTCGCCCGCCTCGGCCTGATCGTGGTCGATGAGGAGCACGAGACCGCCTACAAGCAGGAGGACGGCGTCCACTACCATGCCCGCGACATGGCGGTGGTCCGCGGGCGCCTCGAAGACTGTCCGGTGGTGCTCACCTCGGCGACCCCCGCCATCGAGACGCGCGTGAATGCCGCGAGGGGCCGCTACCGGCACGTCCTGCTGCCTGAGCGCTTCGGCGGCCGCCGTCTGCCCGACATCGCCGCCATCGACATGCGCCTCGACCAGCCGGAGCGCGGACGCTTTCTGAGCCCGCCGCTGGTGAACGCGGTGAAGCACACCCTGGAGCGCGGCGAGCAGGCGCTGCTCTTCCTCAACCGGCGGGGCTACGCGCCGCTCACCCTATGCCGGGCCTGCGGCCACCGCTACCAGTGCAAGAACTGCTCGACCTGGCTCGTCGAGCACCGTTTCCGCCGGGCGCTGATCTGCCACCAGTGCGGCTACGCGGAGCGGCGGCCCGAGGCCTGCACCGAGTGCGGCACCTTCGACAACCTCACCGCCTGCGGTCCCGGCGTCGAGCGGATCGCCGAGGAGGCTGCCGCCCTGTTCCCCGACCGGCGCATCGTCGTCCTGTCGAGCGATTTCCCCGGCGGCGCCGAACGCCTCCGGCAGGAGCTGGACGCGGTGGCGGCCGGGGAATGCGACCTCGTCATCGGCACGCAGCTCGTGGCCAAAGGGCACAACTTTCCCGGCCTGACCCTGGTCGGCGTCCTCGACGCCGATATCGGGTTGACCTCGGGGGATCCGCGGGCGGCGGAGCGGACCTTTCAGCTGCTCCAGCAGGTGACCGGCCGCGCCGGCCGCGGCGAGAAGCCCGGCCGCGCGCTGGTCCAGACCTACCAGCCGGACCATCCGGTGATCGCGGCTCTGCTGTCGGGGGATGCCGAGCGGTTCTACGCGGAGGAGATCCAGGCCCGCGAGGCGGCCGGCCTGCCGCCGTTCGGGCGGCTGGCGGCGCTGATCGTCTCGGCGAACGAGCGGGAGGTCGCGGAGGCGCATGGGCAGGCGCTGGCCCGCGCCGCCGAACCGCCGGAGGGCGTGATGGTGCTGGGTCCCGCCGAGGCGCCGCTTGCCCTGGTGCGGGGCCGCTACCGGTTTCGGCTGTTGGTGAAGACCGAGCGCAACGTCGACCTGCAGGCCTACCTGCGCGCCTGGATCGCCCGCGGCCCGAAGGTGCGAGGCAACGTGCGGGTCGCGATCGATGTCGACCCGCAGAGCTTTTTGTAG
- a CDS encoding MFS transporter yields the protein MGAALTGAGRRGGLARFLILYAALYGAYGSLSPILPGFLAERGLGPSEIGILLAAAGALRLLVGPVAGSFADRHRAGRAVLAASLGLAGLAVLAHLPAAGFVLLLGPGLAYAIGTAAPAPLSDALALAAARGGAEFQYGWVRGAGSAAFIAATLAAGGLIDVGGLSAPVMASGVLFLAAAAAALAVPSEPSVAPEAGSPWSDVSGLIRFPRFRRTVVAAALVIGAHAMHDGFAMILWRQSGIGPGTAGLLWSESVAAEVLVFLLVGPHLLKRIGLPAGIAVAAGAGALRWAVLGSTTAVPWIAAVEALHGLSFALLHLACLGLIEEVTPPDLRATALALYGTLGLGLSGVLATLASGALYGALGASGFWVMAAISLAALPLAASLRRP from the coding sequence ATGGGAGCGGCATTGACCGGGGCCGGACGCAGAGGCGGCCTCGCGCGCTTTCTCATCCTCTATGCTGCGCTCTATGGGGCCTATGGCAGCCTCTCGCCGATCCTGCCCGGCTTCCTCGCTGAGCGGGGCCTCGGTCCGAGCGAGATCGGCATTCTGCTCGCCGCGGCCGGCGCCCTCCGCCTCTTGGTCGGACCCGTGGCCGGGTCGTTCGCCGACCGTCACCGGGCCGGGCGTGCGGTCCTGGCGGCAAGCCTCGGCCTCGCCGGGCTCGCCGTGCTGGCCCATCTCCCGGCTGCGGGGTTCGTGCTGCTCCTCGGCCCGGGTCTCGCATACGCCATCGGGACCGCGGCGCCCGCACCCCTCTCCGACGCGCTGGCCCTGGCGGCGGCGCGCGGCGGCGCCGAGTTCCAGTACGGCTGGGTTCGCGGCGCCGGCTCGGCTGCCTTCATCGCGGCGACCTTGGCGGCGGGCGGCCTCATCGATGTGGGTGGCTTGTCCGCCCCGGTGATGGCGAGCGGAGTCCTGTTTCTCGCCGCAGCGGCCGCGGCCCTGGCCGTCCCATCCGAGCCGTCCGTTGCGCCCGAAGCGGGATCGCCGTGGAGCGACGTCTCTGGGCTGATCAGGTTCCCGCGGTTCCGTCGGACGGTGGTGGCGGCCGCCCTCGTGATCGGCGCGCACGCGATGCATGACGGGTTCGCGATGATCCTGTGGCGCCAGTCCGGCATCGGGCCCGGCACCGCGGGCCTGCTCTGGTCGGAATCGGTCGCCGCCGAAGTCCTGGTCTTCCTCCTCGTCGGCCCGCATCTGCTGAAGCGGATCGGGCTTCCGGCCGGGATCGCGGTGGCGGCCGGCGCCGGTGCCCTGCGCTGGGCGGTGCTGGGTTCCACCACCGCGGTTCCCTGGATCGCCGCCGTGGAGGCACTGCATGGGTTGAGCTTCGCCCTCCTGCACCTCGCCTGCCTAGGCCTGATCGAAGAGGTTACGCCGCCGGACCTGCGCGCCACCGCGCTCGCCCTCTACGGCACCCTGGGCCTCGGCTTGTCGGGCGTGCTCGCCACCTTGGCCTCAGGGGCGCTCTACGGCGCCCTCGGTGCGTCGGGCTTCTGGGTCATGGCGGCGATCAGCCTCGCCGCCCTACCGCTAGCCGCGAGTCTGCGCCGGCCCTGA
- a CDS encoding App1 family protein: MASRVRKGATKALRVLTRPVRRAQGYGGKGRGGLVVEPYRGYGSRDEVFLIGRVFHQSPGIPGEDPESLRAQWRDLRRRIARRKVAGVTVTARFGDAATRVETDRDGYFRVHLHPRAALPAEGDWHPVDLLLEAEPPIPAEGAVFIPPESCRCVVVSDIDDTVMRTGVANKLKMLWRLFVEDAESRVAFPGVAALYRALHAGAGGDAGNPMLYVSRAPWGLYEMLSEFFQRHGIPAGPVLFLREWGLSWTHPLPRRATDHKQALIRHMLALYGDLPFVLIGDSGQHDPEVYAQIVEENPGRVLAVYIRNVSRDAARIEEIVRLAGAVARAGSSLVLAADSVAMAEHAAAIGLIAPEAVAGVADEHAADAETGPRRETARITAEPPDDKAGAGDPAISPDAIAEALVGDGAVPATVVVEPEEPASLPSLRR; this comes from the coding sequence ATGGCCTCGCGCGTGCGCAAGGGCGCCACGAAGGCGCTGCGGGTCCTCACCCGCCCGGTCCGCCGTGCGCAGGGCTACGGCGGCAAGGGCCGCGGCGGGCTCGTCGTGGAGCCCTATCGCGGCTACGGCTCCCGCGACGAGGTGTTTCTCATCGGCCGGGTCTTCCACCAATCGCCCGGCATCCCGGGCGAGGATCCCGAGTCCCTCCGGGCGCAATGGCGCGACCTGCGCCGCCGAATCGCCCGGCGCAAGGTGGCGGGCGTGACCGTGACCGCCCGGTTCGGCGACGCCGCCACCCGCGTCGAGACCGACCGGGACGGCTATTTCCGCGTGCATCTGCACCCGCGTGCAGCCCTCCCTGCCGAAGGGGATTGGCACCCGGTCGATCTCCTGCTGGAGGCCGAGCCGCCGATCCCCGCCGAGGGCGCGGTGTTCATCCCGCCCGAAAGCTGCCGCTGCGTGGTGGTCAGCGACATCGACGACACGGTGATGCGGACCGGCGTCGCCAACAAGCTCAAGATGCTCTGGCGGCTGTTCGTGGAGGATGCCGAGAGCCGGGTCGCCTTCCCGGGCGTGGCGGCGCTCTATCGGGCGCTGCATGCGGGGGCCGGTGGCGACGCGGGCAACCCGATGCTCTACGTCTCCCGGGCGCCTTGGGGCCTCTACGAGATGCTCTCCGAGTTCTTCCAGCGCCACGGCATCCCGGCCGGGCCGGTGCTGTTCCTCAGGGAATGGGGCCTGTCCTGGACCCACCCCCTGCCGCGGCGAGCCACCGATCACAAGCAGGCGCTGATCCGGCACATGCTCGCCCTCTACGGCGACCTGCCCTTCGTGCTGATCGGCGACAGCGGCCAGCACGATCCGGAGGTCTACGCGCAGATCGTCGAGGAAAATCCCGGGCGGGTGCTGGCGGTCTACATCCGCAACGTGTCCCGCGACGCCGCCCGGATCGAGGAGATCGTCCGCCTTGCGGGCGCGGTCGCGCGGGCAGGCTCCAGCCTCGTGCTCGCCGCCGACAGCGTCGCCATGGCCGAACACGCGGCCGCGATCGGCCTGATCGCGCCGGAAGCCGTGGCCGGCGTGGCCGACGAGCACGCGGCGGACGCGGAGACTGGACCCCGCCGGGAAACCGCCCGCATCACTGCCGAGCCGCCGGATGACAAGGCCGGCGCGGGGGATCCCGCGATCTCCCCCGACGCCATCGCGGAGGCCCTGGTCGGCGATGGCGCCGTCCCCGCGACGGTTGTGGTCGAGCCCGAGGAACCGGCGAGCCTTCCGTCCCTCCGCCGCTGA
- a CDS encoding DUF3775 domain-containing protein, with translation MDIAVETVTDIVMRLRAIEVKEGNTDPDSGSNPIDDGATDVLISGTDDATESEVRGMIAGLDDDSRAELLALFYVGRGDMEPEEWGEAVRFAREREAAGEGVVPTLLGSPIAGDLLEEGLDALGLSPELPQA, from the coding sequence ATGGATATCGCCGTCGAAACCGTCACCGACATCGTCATGCGGCTGCGCGCGATCGAGGTGAAGGAGGGCAACACCGATCCGGATTCGGGCTCCAACCCGATCGACGACGGCGCGACCGACGTACTGATCTCCGGCACCGACGACGCCACCGAGTCGGAGGTCCGCGGCATGATCGCCGGGCTCGACGACGATTCCCGCGCGGAGCTGCTGGCCCTGTTCTACGTCGGCCGCGGGGACATGGAGCCGGAGGAGTGGGGTGAGGCGGTGCGCTTCGCCCGCGAGCGCGAGGCCGCCGGCGAGGGTGTGGTGCCGACCCTGCTGGGGTCCCCGATCGCCGGCGATCTCCTGGAGGAGGGTCTCGACGCCCTCGGGCTCAGCCCCGAACTGCCGCAGGCCTGA